A window from Bufo bufo chromosome 1, aBufBuf1.1, whole genome shotgun sequence encodes these proteins:
- the LOC120990163 gene encoding olfactory receptor 1002-like, with product MLQAESQDAADSRYFFKILGEMTSLFSAFDLVVGIQKVDHLVISTGKNEANSLVIAQALQHVVTHVCKDKLFSTNLTVVKEFFLLGFQGRPLVRNVLFLLFLLVFVATICGNLLIIILVSTSRNLHTPMYFFISQLSVSDILLTGNIVPNMFKVQLNNGGTISLIGCITQFYFFDSTEVFECLLLAVMSYDRYVAICNPLHYSSIVTNRFCVRSVTTCWLLGNSISIIATITLSKLKFCGPNIIDHLFCDLLPLLELSCSNTFFVHLEIYVMGIPTLISPTIIIVVSYAYIFIIVLRIPSSTGRQKAFSTCSSHLTVVSIFYWTIFSVYVLPSSGQTSDVNKILSLLYTAFTPLINPIIYSLRNEDIKKAVQQAFHKHIMY from the exons TTGACCTTGTAGTGGGGATCCAGAAGGTTGACCacctagtaatcagcactggGAAGAATGAAGCCAACTCGctggtcattgcgcaggcactgcagcatgtagtcactcatgtgtgcaaggACAAGCTGTTTTCG ACAAATCTCACTGTGGTCAAAGAGTTTTTCCTCTTAGGATTTCAAGGCAGACCACTTGTAAGAAATGTTCTCTTCCTTCTGTTCCTTCTTGTCTTTGTTGCCACGATATGTGGGAATCTCCTGATCATCATCCTGGTGTCCACCAGCAGGAACCTCCACACTCCAATGTACTTCTTTATCTCACAACTGTCCGTTAGTGACATCTTATTAACTGGAAACATTGTCCCCAATATGTTCAAAGTCCAACTGAATAATGGAGGAACCATCAGTTTAATTGGTTGTATtactcaattttatttttttgatagcACTGAAGTATTTGAATGTCTTCTTCTCGCTGTGATgtcttatgacagatatgtggccATTTGTAATCCCCTCCATTACTCCTCTATCGTAACTAATAGATTTTGTGTTAGATCAGTCACCACTTGTTGGTTGTTGGGAAATTCTATTTCAATCATTGCCACCATAACACTGTCCAAGCTAAAATTTTGTGGGCCAAATATAATTGACCATTTATTCTGTGACCTTCTCCCCTTACTAGAACTTTCATGTTCAAACACCTTTTTTGTTCATTTGGAGATTTATGTGATGGGAATTCCAACTTTAATAAGCCCAACCATAATCATTGTGGTTTCTTATGCTTATATTTTTATAATAGTCTTAAGAATCCCATCCAGTACTGGTAGAcagaaagccttctccacctgtagCTCCCACCTCACTGTGGTCTCCATATTTTACTGGACTATCTTCAGTGTCTATGTTCTTCCATCAAGTGGACAAACATCAGATGTTAATAAGATCCTTTCCCTGCTGTATACTGCATTTACTCCACTGATTAACCCcattatatacagtctgaggaaTGAAGACATTAAGAAAGCCGTACAGCAAGCATTCCATAAACACATCATGTACTAA